A window of Lentibacillus sp. Marseille-P4043 contains these coding sequences:
- a CDS encoding nucleoside hydrolase produces the protein MPKPIIIDTDPGIDDVVAITAALRSDELDVKLITTVGGNVGIENTTRNAVDLVTFLGKDTPIAKGLGEPLVLPAKTASQVHGNSGIGDYRFEAEANPDLLSNDNAIMEMKNYIMKSADPVTLVPIGPLTNIALLLKMFPETKENIEQIILMGGAVEGGNATPAAEFNIYADPHAAKIVFDSSMKIVMCGLDATRLTSVSFDDIAKLREQGNVGEMIYQMLDHYKQAYSEKAIVIHDLCTIFYLTNPELFQVKRANINVVTEGDEAGNTIADFSDEGNVLVCVDADVEAFRRKFAALLD, from the coding sequence ATGCCAAAACCAATCATTATTGATACAGACCCGGGGATTGATGACGTTGTTGCGATAACAGCAGCACTACGCTCGGATGAATTAGACGTGAAACTGATAACGACAGTCGGCGGAAATGTCGGGATAGAGAATACGACCAGAAATGCAGTTGATTTGGTTACTTTTTTAGGAAAAGATACACCGATTGCCAAAGGATTAGGAGAACCACTCGTACTTCCGGCAAAAACAGCATCACAGGTGCACGGAAACAGCGGGATAGGCGATTACCGGTTTGAAGCGGAGGCCAATCCAGATTTACTATCAAATGATAACGCCATCATGGAAATGAAAAATTACATAATGAAGTCAGCGGATCCCGTTACACTTGTGCCAATCGGACCATTGACGAACATTGCGCTTTTGTTGAAAATGTTCCCGGAAACAAAGGAGAATATTGAACAAATCATATTAATGGGCGGAGCTGTAGAAGGTGGAAACGCGACACCTGCAGCAGAATTCAATATCTATGCTGATCCACATGCAGCTAAAATTGTGTTTGATTCTAGCATGAAAATTGTCATGTGCGGCCTGGACGCGACCCGTTTGACAAGCGTTTCCTTTGATGACATCGCAAAATTGCGCGAACAAGGAAATGTTGGTGAAATGATCTATCAGATGCTTGATCACTATAAACAGGCATATTCAGAAAAAGCCATCGTCATTCACGATTTATGCACCATCTTTTATTTAACAAACCCCGAGCTTTTTCAAGTGAAACGGGCGAACATCAATGTAGTGACAGAGGGAGACGAAGCCGGAAATACAATTGCGGATTTTTCGGATGAGGGGAATGTCTTGGTCTGTGTAGATGCGGACGTGGAGGCGTTTCGGCGGAAGTTTGCTGCTTTGTTGGATTAG
- a CDS encoding CopG family transcriptional regulator, protein MDYERKVRKQVYLEPEQNKRVKQLSALNGKTEAEIIREAIDNYLVNNRANQKDPLFELVGLVKNGAKNGSVEHDQDIYLFEKGDTHEEK, encoded by the coding sequence ATGGATTATGAAAGAAAAGTTAGAAAACAAGTTTACCTTGAGCCTGAGCAAAATAAGCGAGTAAAACAATTATCCGCGCTAAATGGCAAGACGGAAGCAGAAATTATTAGGGAAGCCATTGATAATTATCTGGTAAATAACCGAGCAAACCAAAAAGATCCGTTATTTGAACTGGTTGGATTAGTAAAGAATGGTGCAAAAAATGGATCCGTGGAACATGATCAGGATATTTATTTATTTGAAAAAGGAGACACCCATGAAGAGAAGTAA
- a CDS encoding type II toxin-antitoxin system VapC family toxin, with the protein MKRSKLFIDTGAWIALTVESDHFHNKAQTYLKSLDLSVKRFSSSYVIAETYTWLRYHEGFKYAGTFLDVINRSKASGMLDVIVGERDTLEISEQLLRDFPDQRLSYVDAVSMAIMKKEEINKVFGFDHHFYVMDFEVVPYL; encoded by the coding sequence ATGAAGAGAAGTAAATTATTTATCGATACTGGGGCGTGGATTGCGCTAACCGTAGAGAGTGATCATTTTCATAACAAGGCCCAGACCTATTTGAAAAGCCTTGATTTATCCGTTAAACGTTTTTCTTCCAGTTATGTCATCGCAGAAACCTATACCTGGTTGCGATATCACGAGGGGTTCAAATATGCGGGAACCTTTCTCGATGTCATCAATCGATCGAAAGCAAGCGGTATGTTGGATGTTATCGTTGGTGAAAGAGACACACTAGAAATATCAGAACAGCTTTTGAGGGATTTTCCAGATCAACGTTTATCTTATGTCGATGCAGTCAGTATGGCAATTATGAAAAAGGAAGAGATTAACAAGGTATTCGGATTTGATCATCATTTTTACGTGATGGATTTTGAAGTGGTTCCATATTTGTGA
- a CDS encoding DUF5344 family protein yields the protein MSTEIKIEQHPIKQAISVLEGSAQNFESAFPEKIAGENQLDLLDQLNQLNRAYSSLMESYKLLLLHLINTTEGSVESLIETDQLLADYMTYLK from the coding sequence ATGTCTACGGAAATAAAAATTGAGCAACATCCAATCAAGCAAGCTATTTCTGTACTGGAAGGATCGGCACAAAACTTTGAATCTGCTTTTCCAGAAAAAATTGCAGGGGAAAATCAACTCGATCTTTTGGATCAGCTAAATCAATTAAACCGTGCTTATTCATCTTTGATGGAGTCCTATAAATTATTGTTGCTTCATCTTATTAACACAACTGAAGGATCTGTTGAGTCACTCATCGAAACAGACCAATTGCTGGCAGACTATATGACGTATTTGAAATAG
- a CDS encoding T7SS effector LXG polymorphic toxin — MTNHGSVSDLVSIASIDMEEFSSMVQKGKKKTKNDIEQLHDLDHQQTKALSKAGEDLELLHQYINEMTRTFASDYSITTFDALTALQLPSLPSILQEVYPVPVETEETSLWTKIKDGAVKVGKGVYNTGKGAVLGGADVVKDTAVGIGNTIIHPFETMDSMANIVLHPVDTGQYIGNAIRESYERDMVNGDAESRSHWVTYALGTAVTTVFGTKGAGTVTKTDVATTKAAATAGNTVKNMDFSQYLPYGPQYQLAGGGKVPYNVVDGEFLKDQLILKAERLDGSKGSSKNIFSSNTLNEKQSEIIRSVENGKIILNTTKQKGNYGEMKMDDYFESKDYTRISTDRVTDLDDKIIKGIDGVYENSNPPPKYVIGEAKYGSSRLGKTKSGKQMSDQWVDGNKRLEKSVGKNLADKIILEEMLNAKNVEKVLIRTTIDGNVKKFTVDDNGRIIK; from the coding sequence ATGACGAATCATGGAAGTGTTTCTGATCTTGTTTCCATAGCTTCAATTGACATGGAGGAATTTAGCTCCATGGTGCAGAAGGGAAAAAAGAAAACGAAAAATGATATAGAGCAGTTGCATGACCTGGATCATCAACAGACAAAAGCATTAAGTAAGGCAGGAGAAGATCTGGAGTTGCTCCATCAATACATAAATGAAATGACACGCACGTTTGCTTCCGATTACTCGATCACCACTTTTGATGCATTAACAGCACTACAGCTGCCCTCACTTCCTTCGATTTTACAAGAAGTGTACCCGGTCCCGGTGGAAACAGAAGAAACCAGTTTATGGACCAAGATAAAAGATGGTGCTGTAAAGGTTGGAAAAGGGGTGTACAATACGGGTAAAGGAGCAGTGCTTGGTGGTGCTGATGTGGTTAAAGATACAGCGGTTGGTATCGGAAACACCATCATACACCCGTTTGAAACCATGGATTCCATGGCAAATATTGTGTTACATCCCGTCGATACCGGCCAATACATTGGTAACGCAATAAGGGAGTCATATGAGCGTGATATGGTCAATGGTGATGCTGAAAGTCGTTCGCATTGGGTAACGTATGCACTGGGTACAGCCGTCACAACCGTGTTCGGTACAAAAGGTGCAGGAACGGTAACGAAGACTGATGTGGCAACTACAAAAGCAGCAGCAACGGCCGGTAATACCGTGAAAAATATGGATTTTTCGCAGTATTTACCCTATGGACCACAGTATCAATTGGCTGGTGGAGGTAAGGTTCCTTATAATGTAGTGGATGGGGAGTTTTTGAAGGATCAGTTGATTTTGAAGGCTGAGAGATTGGATGGTTCAAAGGGAAGCTCAAAGAATATATTTTCGAGTAATACTTTAAATGAAAAACAAAGTGAAATTATAAGGTCCGTCGAAAATGGAAAGATTATTTTAAATACTACTAAGCAAAAAGGCAATTATGGTGAAATGAAAATGGATGATTATTTCGAGAGTAAAGATTATACAAGAATTAGTACTGATAGGGTTACTGATTTAGATGATAAAATAATAAAAGGAATTGACGGTGTCTATGAAAATTCCAATCCACCACCAAAATATGTTATTGGAGAAGCGAAATACGGTAGCTCTAGATTAGGAAAAACGAAAAGTGGTAAGCAAATGAGTGATCAGTGGGTTGATGGTAATAAAAGACTTGAAAAATCTGTAGGAAAGAATTTGGCTGATAAAATTATTTTGGAAGAAATGTTGAATGCAAAGAATGTTGAGAAGGTTTTAATTCGAACTACTATTGATGGAAATGTAAAAAAATTTACTGTTGATGATAATGGGAGAATAATAAAATAA
- a CDS encoding PoNe immunity protein domain-containing protein, translating to MVRDKMKNEKYYIDYIEEENERIAKFESMVELLTKNRGPNDKGVKKGNYHIYGLKFSKLTAMYSLGVSLEEIKEFYPEVVNIMEKAWNSDSGYVEMLWMLSIGNMLKIDDKQFDRLVKLIEIQKVEDFLYDYLIQAKQTKNWQQITGNLLYETPYLTLKQIIESNDKNYQSTTLKKYLEIDWYEGHDDMGWYASHNSKHDIYSGYWSFESGAIAQILKLNDNDLKNTTYYPYDMVHYQDN from the coding sequence GTGGTTAGGGACAAAATGAAAAACGAAAAGTATTATATTGACTATATAGAAGAAGAAAATGAAAGGATCGCTAAATTTGAATCGATGGTGGAGCTGTTAACTAAGAACAGAGGCCCCAACGATAAAGGGGTGAAAAAAGGTAATTATCATATTTATGGACTAAAGTTTAGTAAATTAACAGCAATGTATTCTTTAGGAGTATCCCTTGAAGAAATAAAAGAATTTTACCCGGAAGTTGTCAATATAATGGAAAAAGCTTGGAATTCGGATAGCGGTTATGTAGAAATGCTTTGGATGTTATCCATTGGAAACATGCTGAAAATAGATGATAAACAATTTGATAGGCTAGTCAAATTGATAGAAATACAAAAGGTAGAGGATTTCCTATATGATTATTTAATCCAAGCGAAGCAAACAAAAAATTGGCAACAAATTACCGGGAATCTGTTATATGAAACACCCTATTTAACCTTAAAACAAATTATTGAGAGCAACGATAAAAACTATCAAAGCACAACATTAAAAAAATATCTGGAAATAGATTGGTATGAGGGTCATGATGATATGGGATGGTACGCTTCTCATAATAGTAAACATGACATTTATAGCGGTTATTGGAGTTTTGAAAGCGGAGCAATTGCCCAGATATTGAAGCTTAACGATAACGATCTTAAAAATACAACCTATTATCCGTACGACATGGTACATTATCAGGATAATTGA